One Coffea arabica cultivar ET-39 chromosome 5e, Coffea Arabica ET-39 HiFi, whole genome shotgun sequence DNA segment encodes these proteins:
- the LOC140006421 gene encoding probable 2-oxoglutarate-dependent dioxygenase AOP1 — MECASNIRLPVINLTEEILRSGKDSWTEARNIVTRAFEEYGCFIAVHDNYPSEVSDSIFSELQDLFNLPLEIKVRNTSQTPLIGYARPRPNVDLYESMSIEDATNLEAVQKFANQMWPSKNNHFCELFHWYANQVAELDKMVSKLVFESYGVEKYHESHVGSVTYTVRLIRHRVPEQNEMNVGVPPHTDKNFITILQQNEADGLEVQLKNGSWIPIDFPPSSVIIMAGDVFSAWSNGRVHSPFHRVTMKGKERHSIAQFAYCKKLVETPTELVDDEHPLLYKPLDNFGYLRFLSTDDNLNTPNPLKAYCGV; from the exons ATGGAATGCGCTTCAAATATCAGGCTTCCGGTCATAAATTTAACGGAGGAAATCCTAAGATCCGGAAAAGATTCTTGGACTGAAGCGCGAAACATTGTCACACGGGCATTTGAAGAGTATGGCTGTTTCATAGCTGTTCATGATAACTATCCTTCAGAGGTTAGTGATTCCATATTCTCTGAGCTGCAAGATTTGTTTAACCTCCCGTTGGAGATTAAAGTCCGAAACACTTCTCAAACTCCCCTCATTGGTTATGCTCGGCCAAGACCCAACGTGGACCTCTACGAAAGCATGAGCATTGAAGATGCAACAAATCTTGAAGCAGTCCAGAAGTTTGCAAATCAGATGTGGCCCTCCAAAAATAACCATTTCTG TGAACTGTTTCATTGGTATGCAAATCAAGTCGCAGAATTAGATAAAATGGTGAGCAAATTGGTGTTTGAAAGCTATGGTGTGGAGAAGTACCACGAATCTCATGTGGGATCAGTGACTTATACTGTTAGATTGATAAGGCACAGGGTACCCGAACAGAATGAGATGAATGTCGGCGTTCCTCCTCATACTGACAAGAACTTCATAACCATACTTCAACAGAATGAAGCTGATGGTTTAGAAGTTCAGTTGAAGAATGGAAGCTGGATTCCTATTGATTTTCCTCCTTCCTCCGTAATAATCATGGCTGGAGATGTATTCTCG GCGTGGAGCAACGGTAGAGTGCATTCCCCATTTCATAGAGTAACTatgaagggaaaagaaaggcatTCGATTGCACAGTTTGCCTATTGCAAGAAATTGGTAGAGACACCAACAGAGCTGGTTGATGATGAACACCCCTTATTATATAAGCCATTGGACAATTTTGGTTATCTCCGATTCTTGAGCACAGATGATAATTTGAATACTCCAAATCCACTGAAGGCCTATTGTGGCGTCTAA